A window of the Cucurbita pepo subsp. pepo cultivar mu-cu-16 chromosome LG01, ASM280686v2, whole genome shotgun sequence genome harbors these coding sequences:
- the LOC111802278 gene encoding U-box domain-containing protein 40-like: MEFQEGLMKFMVHRHTQPIWAFEKNSPSVAVSEITSSPTRKWRIFSRSSSSPFSSKPQLKEIPKELLCPISGSLMADPVIVSSGHTFEAACVQVCKDLGFKPTLLDGSKPDFTSVIPNLALKSTIFNWCKNSSSEPPKPLDFSSAEKLVGKFMADHRKSDEELIQGVAENPVVRFNHTATDVTRRESHFYSSSDQSVAAVPSLPLPLATRPSSSSESEISTLNSTEEEEILAKLKSPQVTEIEEGVVTLRKITRIREDTRLYLCSPLILSALRSLIVSRYSSIQVNSVAALVNLSLENMNKVKIVRSGFLPNLIDILKTGSPEVQEHAAGAIFSLALDDDNKTAIGVLGALPSLIRLLVSHSEQTRHDSALALYHLSQVQSNRSKLVKLGSVPVFLGMVKSGLMVGRIFLILCNLAACFEGRAALLNSGAVECLVGMLRENELDSESTRESCVAVLLELSYSNLRFKGLAKTAGAMEVFMAVEENGSERLQEKVKRIMESMKIREEEAENVNWEELLDSGSSSSSQTRCRLVDGMDRSSANSSEF, translated from the coding sequence TTCAGAGATAACCAGTAGTCCTACACGGAAATGGCGGATCTTCAGTCGGTCGTCTTCTTCCCCATTTTCGTCCAAACCCCAATTGAAGGAAATACCGAAAGAATTGCTCTGTCCCATTTCGGGGTCTTTAATGGCGGACCCTGTAATTGTCTCCTCTGGCCACACATTCGAGGCCGCCTGTGTTCAAGTTTGTAAAGATTTAGGCTTCAAGCCGACTTTGTTAGATGGTTCGAAGCCGGATTTCACCTCTGTAATCCCGAATCTGGCTCTGAAATCTACCATTTTCAACTGGTGTAAAAACTCCTCCTCTGAACCCCCAAAGCCACTCGATTTCTCCTCCGCCGAAAAGCTCGTTGGTAAGTTCATGGCAGACCACAGGAAAAGCGATGAAGAATTGATTCAAGGGGTTGCAGAGAATCCTGTGGTTCGATTCAACCACACCGCCACCGATGTCACTCGTCGGGAATCTCATTTCTACTCGAGCTCCGATCAATCTGTCGCCGCCGTTCCGAGTCTGCCCCTTCCTCTCGCGACTCGACCGAGTTCTTCCTCTGAAAGTGAGATCTCTACTCTGAACTCcactgaagaagaagagatccTCGCGAAGCTCAAAAGCCCTCAGGTTACTGAGATTGAAGAGGGTGTGGTTACGCTGAGAAAAATCACGAGAATTCGAGAGGACACTAGGCTTTATCTCTGTTCCCCTTTGATTCTCTCTGCTCTTCGGTCTCTTATCGTCTCAAGGTACAGCAGCATTCAGGTGAATTCAGTTGCAGCACTTGTGAATCTGTCCTTAGAGAATATGAACAAGGTCAAGATCGTACGGTCGGGATTTCTCCCCAATTTGATCGATATTCTTAAAACGGGTTCCCCGGAGGTTCAAGAACATGCCGCCGGTGCCATTTTCAGCTTAGCTCTCGACGACGACAACAAGACGGCGATCGGCGTATTGGGTGCTCTGCCGTCATTGATACGGCTGTTGGTATCCCACTCGGAGCAGACCCGACACGACTCGGCTCTTGCTCTGTACCACTTATCGCAAGTTCAGAGCAACCGTTCGAAGCTAGTGAAACTTGGGTCGGTGCCGGTTTTTCTCGGGATGGTGAAATCCGGCCTCATGGTCGGCCGGATTTTTCTGATATTGTGTAATTTAGCAGCGTGTTTCGAGGGTCGTGCGGCGTTGTTGAACTCCGGCGCGGTGGAATGTTTAGTGGGTATGTTAAGAGAGAACGAGTTGGACTCCGAGTCGACACGGGAGAGTTGCGTGGCGGTTCTGTTAGAACTGAGTTACAGTAATTTGCGGTTCAAAGGTCTGGCCAAAACCGCCGGAGCAATGGAGGTTTTCATGGCGGTGGAGGAAAACGGAAGTGAAAGATTACAAGAGAAGGTGAAGAGGATCATGGAGTCCATGAAAATCAGAGAGGAAGAAGCTGAGAATGTGAATTGGGAGGAACTGCTAGACTCCGGTTCTTCCAGCAGCAGCCAAACTCGGTGTCGACTGGTCGACGGAATGGATAGGTCCTCCGCCAACTCGTCGGAGTTCTGA
- the LOC111802295 gene encoding peroxidase 31-like codes for MAFLLLLFLSAFTHSATATLSADYYRNSCPAFSQIIRDTVTNKQITTPTTAAATLRLFFHDCLPNGCDASILISSTPFNSAERDADINLSLPGDAFDVVVRAKTALELSCPNTVSCADILATATRDLLTMVGGPYYTVFLGRKDAKISRAAAIEGTLPRPSMSVSEIIGMFGSRGFSVQEMVALSGAHSIGFSHCKEFTSGIFNYSKSPPYDSHYNPRFALGLQRACADYQKNPTLSVFNDIMTPNKFDNMYFKNLQKGLGVLKSDGGFYSDSRTRPWVEKYAADERAFFEAFSRAMVKLGGYGVKVGNQGEIRRRCDAFN; via the coding sequence ATGGcctttctccttctccttttccTCTCCGCCTTCACTCATTCCGCCACTGCCACTCTCTCCGCCGACTACTACCGCAATTCCTGTCCTGCATTCTCTCAGATCATCCGCGACACCGTCACCAACAAGCAAATCACCACCCCGACCACCGCTGCCGCCACCCTCCGCCTCTTCTTCCACGACTGTCTCCCCAACGGCTGCGATGCCTCCATCCTCATCTCCTCCACCCCCTTCAACTCCGCCGAGCGCGACGCTGACATCAACCTCTCCCTCCCCGGCGACGCCTTCGACGTCGTCGTCCGAGCCAAAACCGCCCTCGAACTCTCCTGCCCCAACACCGTCTCCTGTGCTGACATTCTAGCCACCGCCACTCGCGACCTCCTCACTATGGTTGGCGGCCCGTACTACACCGTCTTTCTCGGCCGAAAAGACGCTAAAATTTCCAGAGCCGCCGCCATTGAAGGCACTCTCCCCAGGCCCTCCATGAGTGTCTCTGAAATCATTGGAATGTTCGGCTCCAGAGGATTTTCCGTTCAGGAAATGGTGGCGTTAAGCGGCGCTCATTCGATTGGCTTCTCGCACTGCAAGGAGTTCACGTCTGGGATCTTCAATTACAGCAAATCGCCGCCCTATGACAGCCATTATAACCCTAGATTCGCATTAGGGTTACAGAGAGCTTGCGCTGATTACCAGAAGAATCCGACTCTGTCCGTTTTCAACGACATTATGACGCCGAACAAATTCGACAACATGTATTTCAAGAATTTGCAGAAGGGGTTAGGGGTTTTGAAATCCGACGGCGGATTTTACAGCGATTCAAGAACACGGCCGTGGGTGGAGAAATACGCTGCAGATGAGAGAGCCTTCTTCGAGGCGTTTTCTCGAGCAATGGTGAAGCTCGGTGGCTATGGCGTCAAAGTGGGAAACCAAGGAGAAATTAGACGCAGGTGCGATGCCTTTAACTGA